One Candidatus Dependentiae bacterium genomic window, CAATGGACATCCTTATCAAAAAAAGTAATGGCGATCAGGCCAAAGCACTTGCTTTGTTCGAAAAAGCATTTAGCCAGGTCGTACCACATGTTGAGGTTCGTTCTCGCCGTGTAGGTGGTAGTGTATACCAAGTTCCTCGAGAAGTAAGTCCAAAGCGTAAACAAGCATTAGGTATACGCTGGATTATTCAAGGTGCTCAAGCTCGTACCCAAAAAACTATGGGTGAGCGTTTGGCATATGAATTGCTTGATGCAGTAGAGGGAAAAGGTGGGGCAATTCGTAAAAAAACAGATGTGCAGCGTATGGCAGATGCTAATCGTGCGTTCTCGCATTATGCGTGGTAATA contains:
- the rpsG gene encoding 30S ribosomal protein S7, yielding MPRRKNVDFTRNIGVDARFNSSLIQKMINVVMERGKKNIARTIVYDAMDILIKKSNGDQAKALALFEKAFSQVVPHVEVRSRRVGGSVYQVPREVSPKRKQALGIRWIIQGAQARTQKTMGERLAYELLDAVEGKGGAIRKKTDVQRMADANRAFSHYAW